One segment of Salvelinus alpinus chromosome 1, SLU_Salpinus.1, whole genome shotgun sequence DNA contains the following:
- the LOC139578743 gene encoding complement C1q-like protein 2 gives MSLRMKGIAVFLLALCCCLSGTQGDHEDQKACCPSDTCSLMKELTSIGEKLGAMGEKLGTMGDNLRLMETRLQTSENEVEELKRLTGGRPKVAFSATLRETGDAAGNTGPFTTPIPLQYKKVFSNTGSSYNPATGIFTATVKGMYYLHFSMMNNLNAPPNSVVCLTKNGQRLVSVWDTVGTDAHDSGSNAVVIPLEVGDNVYVELQASRLVYDDGMNYNTFSGFLLFPM, from the exons ATGAGTTTGAGAATGAAGGGTATTGCAGTCTTTTTGCTGGCACtatgctgctgtctgtctgggaCACAAGGAGACCACGAGGACCAGAAAGCATGCTGCCCATCTGACACTTGCTCTCTGATGAAAGAACTGACATCTATAGGAGAGAAACTAGGAGCCATGGGGGAGAAACTGGGAACTATGGGGGATAACCTGAGACTCATGGAGACCCGGTTACAAACCAGTGAGAATGAAGTGGAGGAGCTGAAGAGACTAACTGGAG GCCGGCCTAAGGTGGCCTTCTCCGCAACTCTCCGGGAGACAGGCGATGCCGCTGGGAACACTGGACCTTTCACCACTCCCATTCCCCTGCAGTACAAGAAGGTCTTCTCCAACACGGGCAGCTCCTACAACCCTGCCACAG GTATCTTCACTGCCACGGTCAAAGGAATGTACTACTTACATTTCTCGATGATGAACAACTTGAATGCCCCGCCTAATTCTGTGGTGTGTTTGACAAAGAATGGCCAGAGGCTGGTGTCTGTCTGGGACACTGTAGGAACCGATGCCCATGACAGTGGCAGCAACGCAGTGGTCATTCCTCTGGAGGTGGGAGATAATGTCTATGTTGAGTTACAGGCTAGCAGGCTGGTTTATGATGATGGCATGAACTACAACACCTTTAGCGGCTTCCTGCTCTTCCCCATGTAA
- the LOC139578760 gene encoding coenzyme Q-binding protein COQ10 homolog, mitochondrial-like isoform X2 encodes MPPALNVKSMRHLGSCGVLSARHATLPLSSPLRTTPSRSFINLAASIPARRMEYSESRTLGYTPEQMYSVVASVDQYQHFVPWCKKSRVVKGSNGAVRAQLEIGFPPIVERYTSEVTVVPNHQVRAVCTDGSLFSHLETIWRFAPAAEDQPDSCNIDFHVSFEFRSLLHSQLATLFFDEVVKQMVNAFESRAAKLYRGHHAPFQEAPAGRRAA; translated from the exons aCACCTGGGCAGCTGTGGGGTCCTGTCAGCACGGCATGCCACCCttcccctgtcctcccccctcCGGACCACACCCTCCCGCAGCTTCATTAATCTGGCTGCCTCCATCCCTGCCCGCAGGATGGAGTACTCTGAGAGCCGCACACTAGG GTACACTCCAGAGCAGATGTACAGTGTGGTGGCCAGTGTGGACCAGTACCAGCACTTTGTCCCTTGGTGTAAGAAGTCCCGGGTTGTGAAGGGAAGTAACGGGGCTGTCCGGGCCCAGCTGGAGATTGGGTTCCCTCCCATCGTGGAGCGTTACACCTCGGAGGTCACGGTTGTCCCAAACCACCAAGTCAGG GCCGTGTGTACAGACGGATCCCTCTTCAGCCACCTGGAGACGATATGGAGGTTTGCCCCTGCAGCCGAGGACCAACCAGACTCCTGCAACATCGACTTCCAC GTATCCTTCGAGTTCAGGTCTCTGCTGCACTCCCAGCTGGCCACCCTGTTCTTTGACGAGGTGGTGAAGCAGATGGTGAACGCCTTTGAGTCGCGGGCAGCCAAACTATACAGGGGCCACCACGCCCCCTTCCAGGAGGCGCCAGCGGGAAGGCGAGCAGCATGA
- the LOC139578722 gene encoding myosin light chain kinase, smooth muscle-like isoform X2, with amino-acid sequence MSSDSSSKKRYVSTLRMYIGPTNTSPGQGKNVLAASITSATRTGIDTASSTGDSCHTPTPLRSLDPPLFTEPLEDCSADEGSDITLRGVITGSQPISVSWLHNGEAVFFGKPLFDGSETRLVVRECLPEDAGAYTCVAENRAGKTSSSAAVCVRVSTEVTPKKRVSSGTASLQFKDPPSHIEARLGETARLTCVFSGSPPVVSCWIRNKEPVVDGSELWVESSDQSSTLVIAEPGPEHSGRYTVVVRDRKSSAQHTLTLSVIERPQSPASSPVVSLLSVSPLCLVLSWSGPCYDGGSAVLGYVVEVRRKGPAESGGWSELTAHCKSTSYKVRSGLEPQGEYCFRVRAYNVVGVSEPSEESQLIKMEQIAEPQEEESPRTYEDVPIDSTHKVTDHYNVLEKLGVGKFGQVFKLTHKETGRVCAGKFYKGRRAKEREAARKEIELMNFLHHPKLVQCLGAYDLKPEMVMVMEFIAGGELFERIVDDSFVHTEPASVRYMQQIVEGIGYMHQQNVIHLDLKPENIVCVDHTGTRIKIIDFGLASKLDPSTPLKVMHGTPEFVAPEVIGYEPVSLATDMWSIGVICYILLSGESPFQGNSEAETLALVTGAQWEFDEESFEEITDQAKDFISSLLNKEPRRRISCEEALVHSWIAEPISSDPSTTKCLSKEKMKRYLAKQKWKKTGKALLALKRMALLSKADGPGTATTPAEDSPLSREAEQALQSLEVKLRGGPQFSLTLTDQTASQGSTARLSCHLTGYPDPEVVWLRGEEPLEESSRVQIEYEEDGLCTLVLAQVGPEDSDVYTCRATNDQGKALCSAKLIVKE; translated from the exons ATGAGCAGTGACAGCAGCTCCAAGAAGCGCTATGTATCAACCCTCAGGATGTACATCGGACCCACCAACACTTCCCCTGGGCAGGGAAAAAACGTCTTGGCAGCCAGTATCACTTCTGCTACTAGGACTGGGATAGACACAGCCTCTAGTACag GGGACAGCTGCCACACACCAACCCCCCTCAGAAGTCTGGATCCACCCCTGTTCACAGAGCCTTTGGAGGACTGCTCGGCGGATGAAGGAAGTGACATCACACTCCGAGGGGTTATCACAGGAAGTCAGCCAATCAGTGTGTCCTGGCTGCACAATG GTGAGGCAGTGTTTTTTGGGAAGCCCCTCTTCGATGGCAGTGAGACTAGGCTGGTGGTGAGGGAATGCCTACCTGAGGACGCGGGCGCCTACACCTGTGTGGCAGAGAACCGAGCGGGCAAGACCTCCAGcagtgcagctgtgtgtgtgagag TCTCCACAGAAGTCACGCCAAAGAAGAGAGTCAGCTCGGGGACAG CCTCGTTGCAGTTTAAGGATCCCCCATCCCACATTGAGGCACGGCTAGGAGAGACAGCCCGTCTGACGTGTGTGTTCAGTGGAAGTCCCCCTGTGGTGTCCTGCTGGATACGAAATAAAGAACCG GTTGTAGATGGGTCTGAGTTGTGGGTAGAGAGCAGTGATCAGAGCAGTACGCTGGTGATAGCAGAGCCAGGACCTGAGCACTCAGGACGCTACACCGTTGTAGTACGAGACCGCAAGAGCTCGGCGCAGCACACCCTCACTCTTTCTGTCATAG AGCGGCCCCAGTCCCCAGCCTCCAGCCCCgtggtgtctctcctctctgtctctcctctctgtttggtCCTGTCCTGGTCTGGGCCCTGCTACGACGGAGGCAGTGCTGTCCTGGGCTACGTGGTGGAGGTGAGGAGAAAAGGCCCCGCCGAGTCTGGGGGCTGGAGTGAACTCACAGCCCATTGCAAGAGTACTTCTTACAAGGTGCGCTCCGGTCTTGAGCCTCAGGGGGAGTACTGCTTCCGGGTGAGGGCCTACAACGTGGTGGGGGTGAGCGAGCCCAGTGAGGAGTCTCAGCTTATCAAGATGGAGCAGATAG CTGAGCCACAAGAGGAGGAGTCTCCTCGGACATATGAGGACGTCCCCATCGACTCCACCCACAAGGTCACCGATCACTACAATGTACTGGAGAAACTGGGAGT GGGGAAGTTTGGCCAGGTGTTCAAACTGACTCACAAGGAGACGGGCCGTGTGTGTGCCGGAAAGTTCTACAAGGGCCGGCGGGCCAAGGAGAGGGAGGCGGCCCGTAAAGAGATAGAGCTGATGAACTTCCTGCACCACCCCAAACTGGTCCAGTGTCTGGGGGCCTATGATCTCAAGCCAGAGATGGTCATGGTCATGGAGTT CATTGCCGGAGGTGAGCTGTTTGAGCGTATAGTGGACGACAGCTTTGTGCACACGGAGCCAGCCAGTGTGCGCTACATGCAACAGATCGTGGAGGGGATCGGCTACATGCACCAGCAGAACGTCATCCACCTGGACCTGAAGCCTGAAAACATAGTGTGTGTTGACCACACTGGCACGCGCATTAAGATCATCGACTTTGGCCTGGCCAGCAAGCTGG ACCCCTCCACTCCCCTGAAGGTGATGCACGGGACACCAGAGTTTGTGGCTCCAGAGGTGATTGGCTATGAGCCTGTTAGCTTAGCTACAGACATGTGGAGCATTGGAGTCATCTGCTATATATT actgaGTGGTGAGTCTCCCTTCCAGGGTAACAGTGAGGCAGAGACCCTGGCCTTGGTGACTGGTGCTCAGTGGGAGTTTGACGAGGAGAGCTTCGAAGAGATCACTGACCAGGCCAAAGACTTCATCAGCTCTCTGCTCAACAAGGAACCAAG GCGCAGGATATCCTGTGAGGAGGCTCTGGTCCACTCCTGGATAGCTGAGCCCATCTCATCAGACCCCAGCACCACCAAGTGTCTCTCCAAGGAGAAGATGAAGAGGTACCTCGCCAAGCAGAAGTGGAAG AAAACGGGGAAAGCCCTGCTGGCGCTAAAGAGGATGGCTCTGCTGTCTAAAGCCGATGGGCCTGGCACTGCCACCACCCCTGCAGAAG ACAGCCCCCTGAGTCGTGAGGCAGAGCAGGCCCTGCAGTCTCTAGAGGTCAAACTCCGGGGGGGGCCCCAGTTCTCCCTGACCCTAACGGACCAGACTGCCTCCCAGGGCTCCACCGCCCGCCTCTCCTGTCACCTCACAG GGTATCCTGACCCAGAGGTGGTGTGGTTGAGGGGGGAGGAGCCTCTGGAGGAGTCATCCCGGGTGCAGATAGAGTATGAAGAGGATGGGCTCTGCACCCTGGTCCTGGCCCAAGTTGGGCCAGAGGACTCGGATGTTTACACCTGCAGGGCCACCAACGACCAGGGGAAGGCACTGTGTTCAGCCAAACTCATAGTAAAGGAATAG
- the LOC139578736 gene encoding complement C1q-like protein 2 has translation MMLQERFQKALRMKGIAVFLLALCCCLSGTQGDYEVSCSLMKELTSIGEKLGAMGEKLGTMGDNLRLMETRLQTSENEVEELKRLTGGRPKVAFSATLRETGDAAGNTGPFTTPIPLQYKKVFSNTGSSYNPATGIFTATVKGMYYFHFTMMNNLNVPPNSVVCLTKNGQRLVSVWDTVGTDAHDSGSNAVVIPLEVGDNVYVELQASRMVHDDIMNYNTFSGFLLFPM, from the exons ATGATGTTGCAGGAAAGGTTTCAGAAGGCTTTGAGAATGAAGGGTATTGCAGTCTTTTTGCTGGCACtatgctgctgtctgtctgggaCACAAGGAGACTACGAGGTCTCTTGCTCTCTGATGAAAGAACTGACATCTATAGGAGAGAAACTAGGAGCCATGGGGGAGAAACTGGGAACTATGGGGGATAACCTGAGACTCATGGAGACCCGGTTACAAACCAGTGAGAATGAAGTGGAGGAGCTGAAGAGACTAACTGGAG GCCGGCCTAAGGTGGCCTTCTCCGCAACTCTCCGGGAGACAGGCGATGCCGCTGGGAACACGGGACCTTTCACCACTCCCATTCCCCTGCAGTACAAGAAGGTCTTCTCCAACACGGGCAGCTCCTACAACCCTGCCACAG GTATCTTCACTGCCACGGTCAAAGGAATGTACTACTTCCATTTCACGATGATGAACAACTTGAATGTCCCCCCTAATTCTGTGGTGTGTTTGACAAAGAATGGCCAGAGGCTGGTGTCTGTCTGGGACACTGTAGGAACCGATGCCCATGACAGTGGCAGCAACGCAGTGGTCATTCCTCTGGAGGTGGGAGATAATGTCTATGTTGAGTTACAGGCTAGCAGGATGGTCCATGATGACATCATGAACTACAACACCTTCAGCGGCTTCCTGCTCTTCCCCATGTAA
- the LOC139578722 gene encoding myosin light chain kinase, smooth muscle-like isoform X1 has product MSSDSSSKKRYVSTLRMYIGPTNTSPGQGKNVLAASITSATRTGIDTASSTGDSCHTPTPLRSLDPPLFTEPLEDCSADEGSDITLRGVITGSQPISVSWLHNGEAVFFGKPLFDGSETRLVVRECLPEDAGAYTCVAENRAGKTSSSAAVCVRDFETICGVLNATSHTSSPLNNNIMENRGSKLLLSSNTDSVFRQSSSPISANTPSPVGPRKVSTEVTPKKRVSSGTASLQFKDPPSHIEARLGETARLTCVFSGSPPVVSCWIRNKEPVVDGSELWVESSDQSSTLVIAEPGPEHSGRYTVVVRDRKSSAQHTLTLSVIERPQSPASSPVVSLLSVSPLCLVLSWSGPCYDGGSAVLGYVVEVRRKGPAESGGWSELTAHCKSTSYKVRSGLEPQGEYCFRVRAYNVVGVSEPSEESQLIKMEQIAEPQEEESPRTYEDVPIDSTHKVTDHYNVLEKLGVGKFGQVFKLTHKETGRVCAGKFYKGRRAKEREAARKEIELMNFLHHPKLVQCLGAYDLKPEMVMVMEFIAGGELFERIVDDSFVHTEPASVRYMQQIVEGIGYMHQQNVIHLDLKPENIVCVDHTGTRIKIIDFGLASKLDPSTPLKVMHGTPEFVAPEVIGYEPVSLATDMWSIGVICYILLSGESPFQGNSEAETLALVTGAQWEFDEESFEEITDQAKDFISSLLNKEPRRRISCEEALVHSWIAEPISSDPSTTKCLSKEKMKRYLAKQKWKKTGKALLALKRMALLSKADGPGTATTPAEDSPLSREAEQALQSLEVKLRGGPQFSLTLTDQTASQGSTARLSCHLTGYPDPEVVWLRGEEPLEESSRVQIEYEEDGLCTLVLAQVGPEDSDVYTCRATNDQGKALCSAKLIVKE; this is encoded by the exons ATGAGCAGTGACAGCAGCTCCAAGAAGCGCTATGTATCAACCCTCAGGATGTACATCGGACCCACCAACACTTCCCCTGGGCAGGGAAAAAACGTCTTGGCAGCCAGTATCACTTCTGCTACTAGGACTGGGATAGACACAGCCTCTAGTACag GGGACAGCTGCCACACACCAACCCCCCTCAGAAGTCTGGATCCACCCCTGTTCACAGAGCCTTTGGAGGACTGCTCGGCGGATGAAGGAAGTGACATCACACTCCGAGGGGTTATCACAGGAAGTCAGCCAATCAGTGTGTCCTGGCTGCACAATG GTGAGGCAGTGTTTTTTGGGAAGCCCCTCTTCGATGGCAGTGAGACTAGGCTGGTGGTGAGGGAATGCCTACCTGAGGACGCGGGCGCCTACACCTGTGTGGCAGAGAACCGAGCGGGCAAGACCTCCAGcagtgcagctgtgtgtgtgagag ACTTTGAGACTATCTGCGGAGTCCTGAACGCAACttcacacacttcctctcccctcAACAACAACATTATGGAAAACAGAGGCTCAAAGTTACTGCTGTCATCCAACACTGACAGTGTCTTCAGACAATCCAGCTCCCCAATAAGCGCTAACACCCCGAGCCCAGTAGGACCCCGAAAAG TCTCCACAGAAGTCACGCCAAAGAAGAGAGTCAGCTCGGGGACAG CCTCGTTGCAGTTTAAGGATCCCCCATCCCACATTGAGGCACGGCTAGGAGAGACAGCCCGTCTGACGTGTGTGTTCAGTGGAAGTCCCCCTGTGGTGTCCTGCTGGATACGAAATAAAGAACCG GTTGTAGATGGGTCTGAGTTGTGGGTAGAGAGCAGTGATCAGAGCAGTACGCTGGTGATAGCAGAGCCAGGACCTGAGCACTCAGGACGCTACACCGTTGTAGTACGAGACCGCAAGAGCTCGGCGCAGCACACCCTCACTCTTTCTGTCATAG AGCGGCCCCAGTCCCCAGCCTCCAGCCCCgtggtgtctctcctctctgtctctcctctctgtttggtCCTGTCCTGGTCTGGGCCCTGCTACGACGGAGGCAGTGCTGTCCTGGGCTACGTGGTGGAGGTGAGGAGAAAAGGCCCCGCCGAGTCTGGGGGCTGGAGTGAACTCACAGCCCATTGCAAGAGTACTTCTTACAAGGTGCGCTCCGGTCTTGAGCCTCAGGGGGAGTACTGCTTCCGGGTGAGGGCCTACAACGTGGTGGGGGTGAGCGAGCCCAGTGAGGAGTCTCAGCTTATCAAGATGGAGCAGATAG CTGAGCCACAAGAGGAGGAGTCTCCTCGGACATATGAGGACGTCCCCATCGACTCCACCCACAAGGTCACCGATCACTACAATGTACTGGAGAAACTGGGAGT GGGGAAGTTTGGCCAGGTGTTCAAACTGACTCACAAGGAGACGGGCCGTGTGTGTGCCGGAAAGTTCTACAAGGGCCGGCGGGCCAAGGAGAGGGAGGCGGCCCGTAAAGAGATAGAGCTGATGAACTTCCTGCACCACCCCAAACTGGTCCAGTGTCTGGGGGCCTATGATCTCAAGCCAGAGATGGTCATGGTCATGGAGTT CATTGCCGGAGGTGAGCTGTTTGAGCGTATAGTGGACGACAGCTTTGTGCACACGGAGCCAGCCAGTGTGCGCTACATGCAACAGATCGTGGAGGGGATCGGCTACATGCACCAGCAGAACGTCATCCACCTGGACCTGAAGCCTGAAAACATAGTGTGTGTTGACCACACTGGCACGCGCATTAAGATCATCGACTTTGGCCTGGCCAGCAAGCTGG ACCCCTCCACTCCCCTGAAGGTGATGCACGGGACACCAGAGTTTGTGGCTCCAGAGGTGATTGGCTATGAGCCTGTTAGCTTAGCTACAGACATGTGGAGCATTGGAGTCATCTGCTATATATT actgaGTGGTGAGTCTCCCTTCCAGGGTAACAGTGAGGCAGAGACCCTGGCCTTGGTGACTGGTGCTCAGTGGGAGTTTGACGAGGAGAGCTTCGAAGAGATCACTGACCAGGCCAAAGACTTCATCAGCTCTCTGCTCAACAAGGAACCAAG GCGCAGGATATCCTGTGAGGAGGCTCTGGTCCACTCCTGGATAGCTGAGCCCATCTCATCAGACCCCAGCACCACCAAGTGTCTCTCCAAGGAGAAGATGAAGAGGTACCTCGCCAAGCAGAAGTGGAAG AAAACGGGGAAAGCCCTGCTGGCGCTAAAGAGGATGGCTCTGCTGTCTAAAGCCGATGGGCCTGGCACTGCCACCACCCCTGCAGAAG ACAGCCCCCTGAGTCGTGAGGCAGAGCAGGCCCTGCAGTCTCTAGAGGTCAAACTCCGGGGGGGGCCCCAGTTCTCCCTGACCCTAACGGACCAGACTGCCTCCCAGGGCTCCACCGCCCGCCTCTCCTGTCACCTCACAG GGTATCCTGACCCAGAGGTGGTGTGGTTGAGGGGGGAGGAGCCTCTGGAGGAGTCATCCCGGGTGCAGATAGAGTATGAAGAGGATGGGCTCTGCACCCTGGTCCTGGCCCAAGTTGGGCCAGAGGACTCGGATGTTTACACCTGCAGGGCCACCAACGACCAGGGGAAGGCACTGTGTTCAGCCAAACTCATAGTAAAGGAATAG